The Benincasa hispida cultivar B227 chromosome 11, ASM972705v1, whole genome shotgun sequence genome has a segment encoding these proteins:
- the LOC120090445 gene encoding uncharacterized protein LOC120090445, giving the protein MCERNQKNRSKLNVSHTCGSQSIQQRAEKEVQVTNEEPSRIRIWELTHLSNNGLAVNETTQEKMSKLKSYASQVIDGTLDMNEDETFVRVFGPEKHGHVHGYGVGVTPSELFGSSSTIRDHERRLNESEQRLQEFEQQRKEFEQQRELEVEVLKRQISELENRFEDRFQKMMAEMCKKFVSS; this is encoded by the exons ATGTGTGAAAGAAATCAAAAGAACCGTTCTAAATTGAATGTATCTCACACATGTGGTTCACAAAGTATACAACAAAGAGCTGAAAAAGAG GTTCAAGTCACTAACGAAGAACCGAGTCGAATTAGAATTTGGGAGCTAACTCACTTGAGCAACAATGGATTGGCTGTAAATGAAACTACGCAGGAGAAAATG TCGAAACTTAAATCATATGCTTCTCAAGTGATTGATGGTACACTTGACATGAACGAGGATGAGACTTTTGTACGAGTATTTGGACCGGAGAAACACGGGCATGTTCATGGTTATGGAGTAGGTGTTACTCCTTCTGAGTTGTTTGGATCATCGTCTACTATACGCGATCATGAGCGTCGTCTCAATGAGTCCGAACAACGACTTCAAGAATTTgaacaacaaagaaaagaatttgaacAACAAAGAGAGCTTGAGGTAGAAGTACTTAAGCGTCAAATAAGCGAATTAGAAAATCGTTTTGAGGATAGATTTCAAAAAATGATGGCAGAGATGTGTAAAAAATTTGTTTCTAGTTGA